The following coding sequences lie in one Pectobacterium sp. A5351 genomic window:
- the rep gene encoding DNA helicase Rep gives MRLNPSQQHAVEFVTGPCLVLAGAGSGKTRVITNKIAHLIRQCGYQARHIAAVTFTNKAAREMKERVAQTLGRKETRGLMIATFHTLGLEIIKREYAALGMKSNFSLFDDQDQMALLKELTEQWLENDKVLLQQLISTISNWKNDLIDPAGAAATARSERDKLFVHCYSLYHEHLRACNVLDFDDLILLPTLLLKQNAEVRERWQNRLRYLLVDEYQDTNTSQYELVKLLVGTRARFTVVGDDDQSIYSWRGARPQNLVLLQQDFPTLDVIKLEQNYRSSGRILKAANILIANNPHVFEKRLFSELGYGDELKVITANNEDHEAERVVGELIAHHFIKKTQYGDYAILYRGNHQSRLFEKMLMQNRIPYRISGGTSFFSRPEIKDLLAYLRVLTNPDDDSAFLRIVNTPKREVGPATMKKLGEWAGQRNKGLFSASFDLGLSQSLTGRGLESLQRFTQWLAEIARLAEREPVAAVRDLIHGLDYESWLYETSPSPKAAEMRMKNVNQLFSWMTEMLEGSELDEPMTLTQVVTRFTLRDMMERGESEEELDQVQLMTLHASKGLEFPYVFLVGMEEGLLPHQSSIDEDNVDEERRLAYVGITRAQSELIFTLCKERRQYGELVRPEPSRFLLELPQDDVVWETERKVVSAQERMQKGQANVANIRAMLAKAKGE, from the coding sequence ATGCGCTTAAACCCCAGCCAACAACACGCCGTCGAATTCGTCACCGGACCTTGTCTGGTACTGGCGGGCGCAGGTTCAGGCAAGACCCGCGTGATCACCAACAAGATTGCGCACCTTATCCGCCAGTGTGGCTATCAGGCTCGGCATATTGCTGCCGTGACGTTTACCAACAAAGCGGCGCGGGAGATGAAGGAGCGCGTGGCGCAGACGCTGGGGCGTAAAGAAACGCGTGGGCTGATGATTGCGACCTTCCATACGTTGGGGTTGGAGATCATCAAACGCGAATACGCCGCATTGGGGATGAAATCCAACTTCTCCCTGTTCGACGATCAAGATCAGATGGCGCTGCTGAAAGAGCTGACGGAGCAGTGGCTGGAAAATGATAAGGTTTTGCTGCAACAGCTGATCTCGACGATCTCAAACTGGAAAAACGATCTGATCGATCCTGCTGGTGCGGCAGCGACGGCGCGTTCCGAACGCGACAAGCTATTTGTGCACTGCTACTCGCTCTATCATGAACATTTGCGCGCCTGTAACGTGCTGGACTTCGACGATCTGATTTTGTTGCCTACGCTGCTGCTGAAGCAAAACGCTGAGGTACGCGAACGTTGGCAGAACCGCTTGCGCTACCTGCTGGTGGATGAATATCAGGATACCAATACCAGCCAGTATGAGCTGGTGAAACTGCTGGTCGGTACCCGCGCGCGTTTCACCGTCGTAGGCGATGACGATCAGTCTATTTACTCCTGGCGCGGGGCGCGTCCACAGAATCTGGTGCTGCTACAGCAGGATTTCCCCACGCTTGACGTGATCAAGCTGGAACAAAACTACCGCTCATCCGGGCGTATTCTGAAAGCGGCCAATATTCTCATCGCCAATAACCCGCACGTTTTTGAAAAACGACTGTTCTCAGAGCTGGGCTACGGCGATGAACTCAAAGTGATTACCGCCAATAACGAAGATCACGAAGCGGAGCGGGTCGTTGGTGAGCTGATTGCCCATCACTTTATTAAAAAGACCCAGTATGGCGACTATGCCATTTTGTATCGTGGTAACCATCAGTCGCGCCTGTTTGAAAAGATGCTGATGCAGAACCGTATTCCGTATCGCATTTCCGGTGGCACGTCCTTTTTCTCCCGTCCTGAAATCAAAGACTTGCTGGCTTATCTGCGCGTTTTGACCAACCCGGATGATGACAGCGCGTTCTTACGCATTGTGAACACGCCCAAACGTGAGGTCGGCCCGGCGACGATGAAGAAGCTGGGGGAGTGGGCAGGGCAGCGCAATAAAGGCCTGTTCAGCGCGAGCTTTGATTTGGGATTGAGCCAGTCGCTTACCGGCCGTGGGCTGGAATCCCTGCAACGGTTTACCCAGTGGCTGGCGGAAATTGCCCGTTTGGCAGAGCGTGAACCGGTAGCCGCCGTGCGCGACCTGATTCATGGGCTGGACTACGAAAGCTGGCTCTATGAAACCTCACCCAGCCCAAAAGCCGCTGAAATGCGGATGAAGAACGTCAATCAGTTATTTAGCTGGATGACAGAAATGCTGGAAGGCTCCGAATTGGATGAGCCCATGACATTGACGCAGGTGGTGACGCGCTTCACCCTACGGGACATGATGGAACGTGGAGAAAGTGAAGAGGAGCTGGATCAGGTACAACTGATGACGCTGCATGCGTCCAAAGGTCTGGAGTTTCCATACGTCTTTTTGGTCGGGATGGAAGAGGGGCTACTGCCGCACCAAAGCAGCATTGATGAAGACAACGTTGATGAAGAACGCCGCCTGGCATACGTGGGGATTACGCGCGCCCAGAGTGAACTTATCTTCACGTTATGCAAAGAGCGCCGCCAGTATGGTGAATTGGTTCGCCCTGAGCCGAGCCGTTTCCTGCTGGAATTGCCGCAGGACGATGTCGTGTGGGAAACAGAAAGGAAAGTGGTCAGCGCACAAGAGCGTATGCAGAAAGGTCAGGCGAACGTTGCTAACATCCGAGCGATGTTGGCGAAAGCAAAAGGGGAATAA
- the ppiC gene encoding peptidylprolyl isomerase PpiC: protein MANTAAALHILVDTEQQANDILAQLEKGADFQKLAQKHSTCPSKRNGGDLGEFRKGDMVPAFDKAVFSCELLKPFGPVKTQFGYHVIKVLYRN from the coding sequence ATGGCAAATACCGCAGCAGCATTGCACATCCTGGTGGATACCGAACAGCAGGCTAACGACATTCTTGCTCAACTGGAAAAAGGCGCAGACTTCCAGAAACTGGCGCAAAAACACTCGACCTGCCCGTCAAAGCGCAATGGCGGTGATTTAGGTGAATTTCGTAAAGGCGACATGGTGCCAGCGTTCGATAAGGCCGTGTTTTCCTGCGAATTGTTGAAACCGTTTGGTCCGGTAAAAACCCAGTTTGGTTACCATGTAATCAAGGTGCTATACCGCAACTAA